One genomic window of Corticium candelabrum chromosome 9, ooCorCand1.1, whole genome shotgun sequence includes the following:
- the LOC134185002 gene encoding bifunctional apoptosis regulator-like: protein MANSGEVEEARQNFTCSCCCDLMVDPTTLTCGHSFCRLCLAHWWCTSRSNQCLYCRQPWHGYPQVNTSLRSTIELLFPAETSERRETIAKDTASQKILQQFQQDKDIIGGFSAAAVTNRQGNNNQQRQIKGCLFVTGALIIAFVMLIRWLIGAAGEDIALKPVRKWSTDDVATWIQNLGSWAQHEYQDKFRDAGVNGQLLLVMDEQGLLELSVTSQLHRKAFIEALGHLKTDGVRLATNLWEYKTAHRQHTMWLTICLTGFPRLLIIYSYFCNYEDTYLPFIHYVIPPSDTDPNSDIDETLAKLGQPSWRQSIDFWFRALVIPYYLIGSFMWSWIGVHFWIGVPVVVYSAIMTLTDALRVAVFNQHPSLIGTALKQNCWQFAFWWVVMATVWHITPFFICDIAFYWMIFMSPINACLSTHKTTQALQQ, encoded by the exons ATGGCCAACAGCGGTGAGGTCGAGGAGGCGAGACAGAACTTCACGTGCAGTTGCTGCTGCGACCTGATGGTTGACCCCACCACTCTGACATGCGGTCACAGTTTCTGTCGATTGTGTTTGGCTCACTGGTGGTGCACGAGCCGCAGTAATCAGTGCCTATACTGCAGACAGCCGTGGCATGGATACCCACAAGTCAACACAAGTCTGAG AAGTACTATAGAGCTGTTGTTTCCTGCTGAGACATCAGAAAGACGAGAAACGATTGCCAAAGACACAGCGAGTCAAAAAATACTCCAACAATTCCAACAGGACAAGGACATTATTGGAGGATTTTCGGCTGCAGCGGTTACAAACAGGCAAGGCAATAATAACCAACAGAGACAAATCAAAGGATGCCTGTTTGTTACAGGCGCTCTCATCATT GCTTTTGTTATGTTAATTCGCTGGCTCATCGGTGCAGCTGGAGAAGACATCGCTCTCAAACCCGTGAGAAAATGGTCGACTGATGACGTTGCGACTTGGATTCAGAACTTAGGGAGCTGGGCACAGCACGAATATCAAGACAAATTCAGAGATGCT GGAGTAAACGGTCAACTGCTGTTGGTGATGGATGAGCAAGGTCTACTCGAGTTGTCCGTAACATCTCAGCTGCATAGGAAAGCATTTATAGAGGCTCTCGGACATTTGAAAACGGACGGTGTACGACTGGCTACTAATCTGTGGGAATACAAG ACTGCTCACAGGCAACATACGATGTGGCTGACTATATGCCTCACAGGATTTCCTCGTTTGCTTATCATCTATTCATATTTCTGTAACTACGAAGACACATACCTACCATTTATTCACTATGTTATACCTCCATCGGACACTGATCCAAACTCTGACATTGACGAGACACTCGCAAAG TTGGGTCAGCCGTCGTGGCGTCAATCGATCGACTTCTGGTTCAGGGCGCTCGTCATTCCTTATTATCTCATTGGCTCGTTCATGTGGAGTTGGATAGGAGTTCATTTCTGGATCGGTGTACCTGTTGTTGTCTACTCTGCTATTATGACGTTGACAGATGCATTGCGAGTAGCTGTGTTTAACCAGCATCCGAG TTTGATCGGAACGGCACTCAAGCAAAACTGCTGGCAGTTTGCCTTCTGGTGGGTCGTCATGGCGACTGTCTGGCACATCACACCTTTCTTCATCTGCGACATAGCATTCTACTGGATGATTTTTATGAGTCCGATAAACGCATGTCTATCAACCCACAAGACTACACAAGCATTACAACAATAG
- the LOC134185067 gene encoding uncharacterized protein LOC134185067, giving the protein MTHRYDSRYERYNGRSGVERYQKDRYDYHRPQRSDRDKFDSPGSGLKKPRWDTERLTPVQKNFYREHPVVSARSERDIEMFRRHQDISVRGRDVPKPVCTFQEPGFDGYIMGELARNQFREPTPIQAQGWPIALSGRDLVGIAQTGSGKTLAFVLPALVHIAHQPRLQRGDGPLVLVMCPTRELAIQVQKVSVQYGEIVNARSACIYGGASRGPQMRDLERGVEICVATPGRLLDMLECGKTNLRRCTYLVLDEADRMLDMGFEPQIRKVVDQVRPDRQTLMWSATWPKEVQALAEDFLCDYIRINIGSLNTSANHNITQIVDVLHEVEKEYKLVNLLEDIMGGSENKTIVFVETKRKVDDITRRLRRDGWPALCIHGDKAQSEREFVLREFRSGRVPILIATDVAARGLDVTDIKYVVNYDYPNSSEDYVHRIGRTARANNTGTAYTFFTHDNMKQASDLIKVIEEAGQPVNPRLMELANEARGASGSRRNRFRGGRGGGGGGGSGKYQKSDNFRSGSRGGPTYSGRGGSSMGRGRTSTMQSLATMPVPPVPSVPRMTSSFSMAMPPRLPLIAAFPLVNSTIQPRPPGI; this is encoded by the exons ATGACTCACCGGTACGACAGCAGATATGAGCGCTACAACGGTCGTAGTGGTGTCGAACGCTACCAAAAAGACAGATACGATTACCACAG ACCACAGCGTAGCGACCGTGATAAGTTTGATTCTCCGGGTTCTGGCTTGAAAAAACCGCGTTGGGACACAGAGCGACTCACTCCCGTTCAGAAAAACTTCTACAGGGAACATCCTGTCGTTAGCGCCCGCTCGGAG AGAGACATTGAAATGTTTCGGCGTCATCAGGATATTTCAGTGAGAGGCAGAGATGTACCTAAACCAGTCTGTACATTTCAGGAGCCAGGATTTGATG GTTACATTATGGGAGAACTAGCACGCAACCAGTTCAGAGAACCAACTCCAATTCAAGCACAG GGTTGGCCTATTGCGTTGTCTGGTCGTGACCTTGTAGGAATTGCTCAAACTGGTTCCGGAAAGACACTCGCT TTTGTGCTACCTGCCTTGGTCCATATAGCTCATCAACCACGTTTGCAACGGGGCGATGGGCCATTG GTGCTCGTGATGTGTCCAACTCGTGAGTTAGCAATACAAGTGCAG aAAGTCTCAGTTCAGTATGGTGAAATTGTCAACGCGCGAAGTGCCTGTATTTATGGTGGTGCATCCAGGGGACCCCAGATGAGAGACCTAGAAAGAG GAGTGGAGATATGTGTTGCAACACCCGGGCGGCTTCTGGATATGCTGGAGTGTGGCAAGACTAACTTACGTCGATGCACTTATTTG GTTCTTGACGAGGCTGATCGCATGCTAGACATGGGATTTGAACCTCAGATCAGAAAAGTAGTTGATCAAGTCAGA CCTGATAGGCAAACATTGATGTGGAGTGCAACGTGGCCGAAAGAGGTCCAAG CTCTTGCTGAGGACTTTCTTTGTGATTACATCCGAATCAACATCGGCTCTCTGAACACATCTGCCAATCATAACATCACGCAGATTGTTGACGTTTTGCATGAGGTGGAGAAGGAGTACAAGCTTGTTAACTTGCTGGAAGACATTATGGGAGGGAGTGAGAACAAG ACCATCGTGTTCGTTGAAACAAAACGGAAGGTTGATGACATCACACGAAGGCTTAGAAGAGACGG TTGGCCTGCTCTTTGTATACATGGTGACAAAGCTCAAAGCGAGAGGGAATTCGTCTTACGAG AATTTCGGTCAGGCCGTGTTCCGATTCTTATTGCCACAGATGTAGCTGCTCGTGGACTGG ATGTAACAGACATCAAATATGTCGTGAACTATGACTACCCTAATTCGTCTGAGGATTATGTGCATCGTATTGGTCGTACAGCAAGGGCCAATAATACGGGCACAGCATATACATTCTTCACTCATGACAACATGAAGCAAGCTAGCGATCTTATCAAAGTGATTGAAGAAGCAGGTCAGCCTGTAAACCCTCGTCTGATGGAACTAGCGAACGAAGCAAGGGGCGCCAGTGGAAGCC GACGAAATCGGTTTAGGGGTGGccgtggtggtggtggtggaggagGATCTGGTAAGTATCAGAAGTCGGATAATTTCAGGAGTGGCAGTCGCGGCGGACCTACCTACTCGGGAAGAGGAGGTAGCTCCATGGGTCGTGGTCGGACCTCCACAATGCAATCCCTAGCCACCATGCCTGTGCCACCTGTACCATCCGTGCCACGTATGACGTCCAGTTTCTCGATGGCGATGCCTCCGAGGTTGCCATTGATCGCGGCTTTTCCGCTTGTCAACTCTACCATTCAACCTCGGCCACCTGGCATATGA
- the LOC134183914 gene encoding U3 small nucleolar RNA-associated protein 6 homolog, translating into MAEVVQRNLEARLDELDELERKGLFSREEIRTIVRKRRNFEYQINRRIVQKEDYLRYIQYEISLDMLRRKRKKRVQIISPKSTVDYSIVQHVHHLFQLATNRFKGDLKLWLQYAQYCEKVGSLRQLSQVYGQALCYHSHNAGLWISAAKAEFEVNKNISAARTVMLKALRVNPDTKQVWHEYFRLELLYVDKVLKRRQILGIDFSETDHEVVSDAVLQHKAASIVFHQAMETISGDVLFCIRFLSICQLFEQTTSVQNEIYEHLVEQHNNNEEARDVLARKPLSDYFYSAEKETVTKSENAEKAARKDCRRLYKAAVTDISTAKMWTFFLRFVLDWCKQKMPEKTTTTCYKQLLELMEQASSLGCLSVEMWHHRIEVNLRLGFTDDALTCSVSATSDHSDSLDLWMKCAKLHCLLCEGSPDTEDIFEHALQSVSQKDSLPLWSMWTEYCQSACPEKVETVFQRASNADKIVSEVMNSCYLEWKCHTAGIKEARQTFQRLIKYNSVPLSLYLTLIQLEVTQPRCHMKRLRLVYEKAVQDHGSLSVDLWIQYIKSELQMEGGRPGKVPELHWRALRSLEGEQASLFVEQYTLLTV; encoded by the exons ATGGCTGAAGTTGTTCAGCGAAATTTGGAAGCGCGGCTCGATGAACTCGATGAATTAGAGCGGAAAGGATTGTTTAGCAGGGAAGAAATAAG AACAATTGTGAGGAAGAGGCGAAATTTTGAGTATCAAATAAACAGACGTATCGTTCAAAAGGAAGACTACTTGAGATACATTCAA TATGAAATTAGTCTGGACATGCTGAGAAGGAAACGAAAGAAG AGAGTGCAGATTATTAGTCCCAAGTCTACTGTTGATTATTCAATTGTTCAGCATGTGCATCACCTTTTCCAG TTGGCTACTAATCGTTTTAAG GGTGACCTAAAGCTCTGGCTACAATATGCACAGTACTGTGAGAAAGTG GGCAGTTTGCGCCAGCTCAGTCAAGTGTATGGCCAGGCACTTTGTTATCATTCTCATAATGCAG GTTTGTGGATTTCTGCTGCTAAGGCAGAATTTGAAGTGAACAAAAACATCTCGGCTGCTCG GACTGTGATGCTGAAAGCTCTCCGAGTCAATCCAGACACAAAACAGGTGTGGCACGAG TACTTTCGATTGGAGCTTTTGTATGTAGACAAG gtGTTGAAACGACGCCAGATTCTTGGAATTGATTTTTCGGAGACAGATCACGAGGTTGTTTCTGATGCTGTTCTTCAGCACAAAGCAGCATCTATTGTCTTTCATCAAGCAATGGAAACTATTTCTG GTGATGTGCTCTTTTGTATTCGTTTTCTTTCCATCTGTCAGCTTTTTGAACAAACGACATCCGTTCAGAATGAAATCTATGAACA TTTGGTGGaacaacataataataacGAAGAAGCAAGAGATGTTTTAGCAAGAAAACCTCTAAGCGACTATTTTTACTCTGCAGAGAAGGAAACCGTAACAAAGTCTG AGAATGCAGAGAAAGCAGCTAGAAAGGATTGTAGAAGACTTTACAAGGCTGCAGTCACTGATATCTCTACTG CCAAGATGTGGACATTTTTCCTCCGCTTTGTGTTGGATTGGTGTAAGCAGAAGATGCCAGAAAAAACGAcaactaca TGCTATAAGCAACTCCTGGAGCTGATGGAGCAAGCTTCGTCACTTGGCTGCCTTTCTGTTGAAATGTGGCATCACCGA ATTGAAGTCAACCTCCGCCTTGGCTTCACTGATGATGCattgacatgcagtgtcagTGCCACCAGTGATCATAGTGATTCCTTAGACTTGTGGATGAAGTGTGCTAAGCTGCATTGCTTATTATGTGAAG GCTCACCAGACACAGAAGATATATTTGAGCATGCACTTCAGTCTGTTTCTCAAAAG gaTTCATTACCACTATGGAGCATGTGGACTGAATATTGTCAGTCTGCGTGTCCAGAAAAAGTAGAGACTGTCTTTCAG AGAGCAAGTAATGCTGATAAGATAGTATCAGAAGTCATGAATAGTTGCTACTTGGAGTGGAAATGCCACACAGCAGGAATCAAGGAGGCGAGACAAACATTCCAAAG GCTGATTAAGTACAACTCAGTTCCACTCAGTCTGTACCTAACTTTGATCCAGCTGGAAGTGACTCAG CCACGATGTCACATGAAGAGGTTACGACTTGTTTATGAAAAAGCAGTTCAAGATCATGGAAGTCTGTCCGTAG ATCTATGGATACAGTACATTAAGTCTGAGTTACAGATGGAAGGTGGTCGACCAGGAAAGGTTCCCGAGTTACACTGGAGAGCATTGAGGTCTCTTGAGGGTGAACAAGCATCTTTGTTTGTAGAACAGTATACTTTGCTAACAGTTTAG
- the LOC134183917 gene encoding ragulator complex protein LAMTOR2-like, whose translation MLKPRALSQLLGQANTGGVLSTMLLNSEGSLLAYSGVDGEDRDAKVTAAIASNIWSAYERAGENAFQNESLNFLVIDCEDGRVAVSRVANQILCIYANKSVGCGILKAKTDVLIKVLEEPLTQVSISSS comes from the exons ATGTTGAAACCAAGAGCGTTGAGTCAGTTGCTTGGGCAAGCCAACACCGGGGGCGTCCTCAGTACAAT GTTGCTCAATAGCGAAGGTTCACTGCTCGCTTATTCTGGCGTTGACGGGGAAGACAGAGATGCAAAGGTTACGGCTGCTATAGCGTCTAACATTTGGTCGGCTTACGAGCGCGCAGGCGAAAATGCGTTTCAAAATGAAAGTCTAAACTTTCTGGTCATTGATTGCGag GATGGCAGAGTCGCTGTCTCTCGAGTTGCTAATCAAATACTCTGTATATACGCCAATAAAAGTGTCGGCTGTGGCATCCTCAAGGCTAAG ACTGACGTTCTGATCAAAGTCCTTGAAGAGCCTCTGACGCAAGTTAGCATCTCGTCGAGCTAG
- the LOC134183916 gene encoding uncharacterized protein LOC134183916 has protein sequence MGACVSRCLQPWLESPNNVKRYRAQYSEHQLSIEVDALLDDDDDEVPLAELTRTRMGIGTEQDARDFRQRQHERIAERNRELESEKGRSVARDEENMRMEEEAYFEATKAAVRAAEMAKEREKAEQTLRDLGSSSQPSFSVAGGASLSDWLKESDVGTQDSTPGGESAQQQLEDFDLFLESVKRRSLSQRSVDQPAGSGGVDLLGGLADERTSRDDFTLFEESVMPTVTTAQ, from the coding sequence ATGGGTGCATGCGTTTCTCGCTGCCTGCAGCCGTGGCTCGAGTCTCCCAACAACGTCAAGCGATATCGAGCGCAGTACAGCGAACACCAACTCTCCATCGAGGTCGACGCTCTTCtcgatgacgacgacgacgaagtGCCGCTCGCCGAGCTGACGAGAACGAGAATGGGCATCGGAACGGAACAGGACGCGCGAGACTTCAGACAGAGACAACACGAACGCATAGCGGAACGAAATCGCGAGCTAGAATCGGAGAAAGGACGCTCAGTAGCAAGAGACGAGGAGAACATGCGAATGGAGGAGGAAGCTTACTTTGAGGCGACAAAAGCGGCCGTGAGAGCCGCCGAAATGGcaaaagaaagagagaaagcAGAGCAAACGTTGAGAGACCTGGGCAGCTCGTCGCAGCCTTCATTTTCGGTTGCAGGTGGGGCGTCGCTGAGCGACTGGTTGAAAGAGTCGGATGTCGGTACACAGGACAGTACGCCGGGCGGAGAGTCTGCGCAACAGCAATTGGAGGATTTCGATTTGTTCTTGGAGTCGGTGAAGAGACGGTCGCTGTCGCAGCGGTCTGTTGACCAGCCAGCGGGCAGTGGTGGAGTTGACTTGTTGGGAGGGCTGGCGGACGAGAGAACGAGCAGAGATGACTTTACGTTGTTCGAAGAGAGTGTCATGCCGACTGTGACTACAGCACAATAG
- the LOC134183915 gene encoding putative methyltransferase C9orf114, whose amino-acid sequence MPKKKRKLSDSPDDYSSQETNVRAKQRRKEKRRKKLERHAHEQQTRDKQDTIATDTIDHVVDKTEGRHFTVSVAVPGSILDNAQSDELRTYLAGQIARSIAIFNIDEIIIFDDGASIDSSVKTKRDSIAQMANILQYLETPQYLRKQFFPMHRDLQYAGLLNPLDTPHHMRVDEELPFREGIVLDRPVKQGKGSFANCGTRKDVCINRHLLPGTRVTVRMTNESKKNLKGEVVSPSIPRTELGLYWGYTLRIANGIGDVFAGAPFKDGYDLTLGTSERGISIDDLQLRPFTHLLIVFGGVKGLEAALEADERLHVSEVGLLFDYYVNTCPNQGSRTIRTEEALLISMSAFRPHIDKWSKCVSYA is encoded by the coding sequence ATGCCAAAGAAGAAACGGAAGCTGTCAGACTCGCCAGACGATTACAGCAGCCAAGAAACAAACGTTCGTGCCAAACAGAGGCGGAAAGAGAAGCGGAGAAAGAAACTAGAGAGACATGCACATGAGcaacagacaagagacaagcAAGACACTATAGCTACTGATACGATAGATCATGTTGTTGACAAGACAGAAGGACGACATTTCACAGTATCAGTCGCTGTCCCAGGCAGCATTCTAGACAACGCACAATCAGATGAACTACGAACCTACCTTGCTGGACAGATTGCTCGTTCGATAGCAATTTTCAATATCGACGAGATCATAATATTCGATGACGGAGCAAGCATCGATTCTAGTGTCAAAACGAAACGAGATTCGATCGCTCAAATGGCGAATATATTGCAGTATTTAGAAACGCCTCAATACTTGAGAAAGCAGTTCTTTCCTATGCATCGTGATCTTCAGTATGCCGGATTGTTGAATCCTCTGGACACTCCTCATCACATGAGAGTCGACGAGGAGTTACCCTTCAGGGAGGGCATCGTGTTAGACAGACCAGTCAAACAAGGCAAGGGGTCATTTGCCAATTGTGGAACAAGGAAGGATGTCTGCATCAATCGCCATCTTCTACCTGGAACTCGAGTGACAGTCAGAATGACTAATGAGAGCAAGAAAAACCTCAAAGGAGAGGTGGTTTCTCCTAGTATTCCACGAACCGAGTTAGGTCTCTACTGGGGCTACACTTTGCGGATAGCTAATGGAATTGGTGATGTCTTTGCTGGAGCTCCCTTCAAGGATGGTTATGATCTAACTTTAGGGACTTCAGAGAGGGGCATCAGCATTGATGATCTCCAGCTGAGACCCTTCACCCATCTCTTGATTGTCTTTGGTGGGGTCAAAGGCCTCGAGGCAGCACTAGAAGCAGACGAACGCCTCCACGTTTCTGAAGTAGGTCTCCTGTTTGACTATTACGTCAATACCTGTCCCAACCAAGGCAGCAGGACCATCCGAACAGAGGAAGCATTGTTGATTAGTATGTCTGCCTTTAGGCCACATATCGACAAGTGGAGTAAATGTGTTTCTTATGCTTGA
- the LOC134184627 gene encoding noggin-2-like codes for MPHTAHHPTLLILLLTGAAGGMLSTLGLTHTDYGTVDPDKVFTTIDIRNITTKRLQQHLQPKPKKESIDDHQRLSALHDDFDSEFMSIKKPAISHNESGPMWDFADNLIDMLLSRARSIKKGTRQAKRDNLVGTFVQAARAWHQYETNRMTEYRWIDLTRRFWPRWIKTGECSPECKSKGSKCHRVDGQRKIQRWQCLRLGSDRHCFWLPTTVKLVTGCWSSC; via the coding sequence ATGCCTCATACTGCTCATCATCCCACACTGCTCATCCTCCTACTCACAGGTGCGGCAGGCGGAATGCTATCGACTCTCGGTCTGACTCATACCGACTACGGTACCGTAGATCCCGACAAGGTCTTCACGACCATCGATATCAGAAATATTACAACCAAACGACTACAACAACACCTACAGCCCAAACCGAAAAAGGAGTCTATCGACGACCATCAGCGTTTGAGCGCGCTGCATGATGATTTCGACTCGGAATTCATGTCCATAAAAAAACCGGCAATCAGTCACAATGAATCTGGACCAATGTGGGACTTTGCAGATAACCTGATTGACATGCTCCTCTCGAGAGCTCGCTCGATCAAGAAAGGTACGAGGCAAGCAAAACGAGACAATCTCGTCGGCACGTTCGTTCAAGCCGCTCGAGCTTGGCATCAGTACGAGACCAACAGAATGACCGAGTACCGCTGGATAGACCTGACCAGACGGTTCTGGCCGCGTTGGATCAAAACCGGTGAATGCTCGCCAGAATGCAAATCAAAAGGAAGCAAATGCCACCGAGTCGACGGACAGAGGAAAATACAACGGTGGCAGTGTCTCCGATTGGGAAGCGACCGACATTGCTTCTGGCTTCCCACGACTGTGAAACTAGTGACAGGATGCTGGTCGAGTTGTTGA